A portion of the Bdellovibrio bacteriovorus genome contains these proteins:
- a CDS encoding monovalent cation:proton antiporter-2 (CPA2) family protein encodes MSAELSSHGLDKIVVLLVAAITMVPLFKKIGLGSVLGYLVAGLIVGPFGLRLFRDAGSVLHIAEMGVVMFLFVIGLEMRPKHLWSLRKDIFGLGALQIFTCIGALTLLGLVSGYSLAFSLLGAAGFVMTSTAIVFQFLAERKQLADPPGEKIVSILLFEDLLIVPLLAIVALASQSTGGGQEVGSSGVWGIVFPIAAMVGLIVVGIWLLNPFFRILSLAKSREVMTAAALLVVLGTALAMQLSGLSMAMGAFLAGVFLAESTFRHQIEADIEPFRGLLLGLFFMAVGMSLDLSVVYANLHFVLAAVVAMMAVKAACVYAVARVTGSPHRMSIERAILMAQGGEFAFVLFSAGAFGNLITAEQEAMLTATVVLSMVLTPLAVILMYRLLKDEEKSLDGVEKADGLSGNVLVIGFGRFGQVFCQLLLMKNADVTIIDSDVDIIKSVSRFGFKVYYGDGSRLDVLRASGAGTAELIAIAVDDKEVANKIIDLVKSEFPLAKILVRTWDRTHAREVVTKGVDFQVRETFESAIVFGEACLKTLGVSDEEAADVAQRIRDLDADRFELELAAGNSDAGREVILGNVTKPEPLVKPKRIQPEGAVQSSPS; translated from the coding sequence ATGTCAGCAGAGCTGAGTTCGCACGGTCTTGATAAAATTGTCGTCTTGCTAGTGGCCGCCATCACGATGGTTCCATTGTTCAAAAAAATAGGTCTGGGCTCTGTTTTAGGTTATTTGGTTGCGGGATTGATTGTCGGACCTTTTGGTTTGCGCCTGTTTCGTGACGCTGGCTCTGTTCTGCATATCGCGGAAATGGGAGTAGTCATGTTCCTTTTTGTTATCGGTTTGGAAATGCGTCCTAAGCATCTGTGGAGTTTACGCAAAGATATTTTCGGTCTGGGGGCATTGCAGATATTTACCTGTATCGGTGCATTGACCTTGTTAGGTTTAGTCAGTGGATATTCGTTAGCCTTTTCGCTTTTGGGGGCTGCGGGTTTTGTGATGACCTCGACGGCGATTGTATTTCAGTTCTTGGCCGAAAGAAAACAGCTGGCGGATCCACCAGGTGAAAAAATAGTTTCGATTCTTTTATTTGAAGATCTTTTGATCGTGCCTTTGTTAGCGATTGTTGCGTTGGCGTCGCAAAGTACCGGCGGCGGACAAGAGGTGGGGAGCTCTGGAGTGTGGGGAATTGTTTTCCCGATTGCGGCCATGGTGGGTTTAATTGTGGTGGGAATTTGGCTCTTGAATCCCTTTTTCCGAATTCTTTCTTTGGCAAAATCAAGAGAGGTGATGACGGCGGCCGCGTTGCTCGTGGTTTTAGGGACCGCTTTAGCAATGCAATTGAGCGGACTTTCCATGGCGATGGGAGCATTTTTGGCCGGGGTTTTTTTGGCGGAATCGACTTTCCGTCATCAGATCGAAGCCGATATTGAACCTTTCCGTGGTCTGCTTTTAGGTTTGTTCTTTATGGCTGTCGGTATGTCTTTAGACTTAAGCGTTGTCTATGCAAACCTACATTTTGTTTTAGCTGCCGTCGTGGCGATGATGGCGGTGAAGGCGGCATGCGTTTATGCGGTTGCGAGAGTCACGGGCTCACCTCATCGCATGTCTATTGAACGTGCGATCCTGATGGCTCAAGGTGGGGAATTTGCCTTTGTTCTTTTTAGCGCCGGCGCTTTTGGAAACTTAATCACTGCAGAGCAGGAGGCGATGTTAACGGCAACGGTGGTGCTGTCGATGGTATTAACACCTCTTGCCGTGATATTGATGTATCGTCTTTTAAAAGACGAAGAAAAATCATTGGACGGAGTGGAAAAGGCCGATGGTCTTTCGGGCAATGTGTTAGTGATTGGTTTTGGACGATTTGGGCAAGTGTTTTGTCAGTTGTTGCTGATGAAAAATGCCGATGTGACGATTATCGATTCCGACGTGGATATCATAAAAAGTGTCAGTCGATTTGGGTTTAAAGTTTATTACGGCGATGGCTCAAGATTGGATGTCCTGCGCGCATCGGGGGCGGGCACGGCCGAGCTTATCGCCATTGCCGTGGACGATAAAGAAGTCGCTAATAAAATTATTGATCTGGTGAAATCCGAATTTCCGTTAGCGAAAATTTTAGTGCGCACTTGGGACCGTACCCACGCTCGTGAAGTAGTAACCAAGGGAGTTGATTTCCAGGTGCGCGAAACTTTTGAGTCGGCCATTGTGTTTGGTGAAGCCTGTTTAAAAACTTTAGGTGTTTCAGATGAAGAAGCGGCGGATGTGGCTCAGCGTATTCGCGATTTGGATGCGGATCGATTTGAGTTAGAACTTGCTGCCGGAAATTCAGATGCAGGTCGCGAAGTTATTCTGGGTAATGTCACGAAACCTGAACCTTTAGTAAAACCTAAGCGGATTCAACCCGAAGGTGCGGTTCAAAGTAGTCCAAGCTAA
- a CDS encoding Lnb N-terminal periplasmic domain-containing protein, with the protein MKFILLLILVMSFQKTWAFMSDEAQIDKVSQSTAWLRLLHYEKTWNGYQSQLDGKGFFFAEGGDTDPKAELQASFKDIIENTKIVGKFKLTPRCAFPERTRFLNETFHLQLKPVACPVFESFMGRFHNPQGLSLVFSSAYPNNPASMFGHTFLKIKSDRDTDLLDNGVNFAAAVADDENPFAFMYFGVTGGYPGQWSVQPYYVKVREYVNFESRELWEYEFNFTPEETRRLLAHLWEIETNTYFDYYFFDENCSYQVLKAIEAIKPDWNLDHHKIYMIPGESIKFALRQEGVLKSVKYRPSLYKKMWQRYSGLTKDEKNIFKSLTGKKISVDQISSRPVLDSAVLYLDYLKSEDKDLFEGQLKDLHQQVLQRRAQLGVATIEEEKRFPELTGTTRPDWGHDSYYWSWGGGHRQYQPSQDETFTRLRLRSSYHDLLNHDLGYSPFSQIEFPSVEFQYNDRNREFHIEEVLGLATTSLTPVNDLRTPISYRMSVGMKTDREYIRCDECSIVSGEAGGGMTFASSQDRAWFYTLILAKIDLADHLMKGYAYSPGLEMGLLFNPVDKYKAQLEVRYFCDVNAFDDCRNSTSYAFRQSFSLGRNQELRNINLWVTPDSRVGNSYWEASLSFIQFFN; encoded by the coding sequence TTGAAATTTATTCTGCTATTAATTTTAGTGATGTCGTTTCAAAAGACGTGGGCCTTCATGTCAGACGAAGCACAGATCGATAAAGTTTCTCAGTCCACGGCATGGTTGCGTCTTTTGCATTACGAAAAAACATGGAACGGCTATCAAAGCCAGCTCGACGGGAAAGGTTTTTTCTTTGCCGAAGGCGGGGACACGGATCCCAAGGCCGAGCTGCAAGCGTCTTTTAAAGATATTATCGAAAACACGAAGATCGTGGGGAAATTTAAATTGACTCCACGCTGTGCTTTTCCGGAACGCACAAGATTTTTAAATGAGACATTTCATTTGCAGCTAAAACCGGTGGCTTGTCCCGTGTTTGAATCTTTTATGGGGCGCTTCCATAACCCTCAGGGGTTGAGCTTGGTTTTTTCAAGTGCCTATCCCAATAATCCTGCGTCTATGTTCGGACATACTTTTTTGAAAATAAAATCAGATCGCGATACCGATTTATTGGATAACGGCGTAAATTTCGCGGCCGCGGTGGCCGATGACGAAAACCCTTTCGCCTTTATGTATTTTGGGGTCACGGGCGGTTACCCGGGGCAATGGTCGGTTCAGCCTTATTATGTCAAAGTGCGGGAATACGTGAATTTTGAAAGCCGAGAGCTTTGGGAGTATGAATTTAACTTCACCCCTGAAGAAACACGTCGATTGTTGGCCCATTTGTGGGAAATTGAAACCAACACCTATTTTGATTACTATTTTTTCGATGAAAACTGTTCCTATCAAGTTTTAAAAGCTATCGAGGCGATCAAGCCGGACTGGAATTTAGATCATCACAAGATTTACATGATTCCCGGTGAAAGTATCAAATTCGCCCTTAGGCAAGAAGGTGTTTTAAAGTCGGTAAAATATCGACCGTCTTTGTACAAAAAAATGTGGCAAAGATATTCGGGGCTGACAAAAGATGAAAAGAACATTTTCAAAAGCCTTACGGGTAAGAAGATTTCGGTTGACCAAATTTCTTCTCGCCCGGTTTTAGATTCAGCAGTCCTTTATTTAGATTATTTAAAAAGCGAAGATAAAGATCTTTTCGAGGGCCAGTTAAAAGATCTCCATCAACAAGTTTTGCAGCGACGGGCCCAATTAGGAGTGGCGACGATCGAAGAAGAAAAACGTTTCCCTGAGCTCACTGGAACCACGAGGCCTGATTGGGGCCATGACTCATATTATTGGTCATGGGGTGGTGGACATCGCCAGTATCAACCCTCGCAAGATGAAACCTTCACGCGATTGCGTCTGCGTTCTTCGTATCATGATCTCTTAAACCATGATTTGGGTTACAGTCCTTTTTCACAGATTGAATTTCCTTCGGTTGAGTTTCAATACAATGACCGAAATCGCGAATTTCATATTGAAGAAGTTTTGGGCTTGGCCACCACTTCGCTGACCCCGGTCAATGATTTACGGACGCCGATCAGCTATCGGATGTCGGTGGGAATGAAAACCGATCGTGAATACATCCGCTGTGATGAATGTTCGATTGTCAGTGGTGAAGCGGGGGGCGGGATGACGTTTGCGTCCTCGCAAGATCGCGCATGGTTTTACACATTAATTTTAGCCAAGATTGATTTAGCTGATCACCTCATGAAGGGGTATGCCTACAGCCCGGGCTTAGAAATGGGTCTTCTTTTCAATCCGGTCGATAAATATAAAGCGCAGCTTGAGGTCAGATATTTTTGCGACGTGAACGCGTTTGATGATTGCCGAAATTCGACATCTTACGCTTTTCGCCAGTCCTTTAGTCTGGGACGCAATCAAGAACTGCGAAACATAAATCTTTGGGTGACGCCGGATTCGCGGGTCGGCAATTCTTATTGGGAAGCTTCTTTGAGCTTCATTCAGTTTTTCAATTGA
- a CDS encoding DJ-1/PfpI family protein, which translates to MEKSIVVYLPEGFADWEGAFLLPELRQAHKKVIIASATGESVRSIGGLSVVPERSIQEVEPGSIEALILVGSDSWPDPKQNQKVLELTGKLIKENVLVAGICAATVALARIGLLDNRPHTSNNLDLLKQLVPTYSGEKFYSKKLAVADGNLITASGVGAIEFTQAVMNHLKMFTADYRKHWFELFKNAVTPPPEFWDQGS; encoded by the coding sequence ATGGAAAAATCTATCGTCGTCTATTTGCCCGAAGGTTTTGCTGATTGGGAAGGAGCTTTCCTTTTACCTGAACTTCGCCAGGCCCATAAAAAAGTGATCATCGCCTCCGCCACCGGGGAAAGTGTACGCAGCATAGGAGGCTTAAGTGTCGTGCCCGAAAGAAGCATTCAGGAAGTTGAACCGGGAAGTATCGAGGCTTTGATTCTGGTGGGCAGTGATTCATGGCCTGATCCCAAGCAAAATCAAAAAGTCTTGGAGCTTACTGGCAAACTCATTAAAGAAAATGTTTTAGTCGCCGGAATTTGCGCGGCCACGGTCGCCTTAGCACGCATTGGTCTTTTAGATAATCGACCCCACACCAGCAACAACTTAGACCTGTTGAAACAACTCGTTCCCACTTATAGTGGCGAAAAATTTTATTCAAAAAAATTAGCTGTCGCTGACGGCAATCTTATTACAGCTTCTGGAGTCGGCGCGATAGAGTTTACTCAAGCAGTGATGAATCACTTAAAGATGTTCACCGCGGATTATCGTAAACACTGGTTCGAGCTTTTTAAAAATGCAGTGACCCCTCCGCCAGAGTTTTGGGACCAAGGGTCCTAG
- a CDS encoding DUF3015 family protein: MKNLVLAFLAATVMASFANAGDRLDGCGLGWQVTDKKTYTATTTRGTTNAFVPPTFGMTTGTMGCDKLDVGANDREASDYVATNFDSLKSELAAGRGEYVTALASAMGCKASADMIGNRLQQNYNNVVAPAQNASELFSNIKADVSGLCI, from the coding sequence ATGAAAAATCTAGTATTGGCATTCTTAGCAGCGACTGTAATGGCTTCATTTGCAAACGCAGGCGATCGTTTGGATGGTTGCGGTCTTGGATGGCAAGTCACTGACAAAAAAACTTACACGGCGACAACAACTCGCGGAACAACAAACGCCTTCGTTCCTCCCACTTTCGGTATGACGACTGGAACAATGGGTTGTGATAAATTGGATGTTGGCGCTAACGACCGTGAAGCTTCTGACTATGTTGCTACTAACTTTGACTCTTTGAAATCTGAGTTGGCGGCAGGCCGTGGTGAGTACGTAACGGCTCTTGCTTCAGCAATGGGTTGCAAAGCTTCTGCTGACATGATTGGTAACCGTCTTCAACAAAACTACAACAACGTAGTGGCTCCAGCGCAAAACGCTTCAGAACTTTTCAGCAATATCAAAGCTGATGTTTCTGGTCTTTGCATCTAA